The genomic interval TGGAGTACCTCCGTCCTATGGGAGAACTgtaagtaaaacacacaaacacatacatgagAGAACACAGCTACCAAACACCTGTATCTTCATaaactctctcttttctctcatatCTGCGTAGGAACGGAGTCTTGGTGTCTGACTTTGCGTCCTTTGCTCCTCCGCTCCGCACACCCGCTCCAAAGTaagtttgctctgctgcttttagacCGTTTTTTAGTGGGACTGGCTCATGGTCTACAGCTATCTGTCATTTATCTGCTGATGCCTGAATTATTGTAATCAGCCTCCTTTAATGGTGCTTTGATTCAGCTATACAGATTTActcctgtttttaaaatactttcctcacagctgcacacagtggTAACATGCACTCTTACTCTGTGTTTTACTCCTATAGAAAGAGGAAGCGTGATGGCCACCAGGATGAGGACAGGCCATATGTTAAAAAGCCCCCGAACGCCTTCATGCTCTTTTTGAGGGAGCAGAGGGAAAACGTGAAGGCAGAATTGAAAATAAACGGGAGTGCGGCTGTGAATGCAGCTGTGGCAGAGAGGGTAAGTGTGTAACTCTGCATAGATTGATgcatctgttaatgttttatgctcatgtttgtgcatgtgtaccaGCTGTCCTGTAGTTATGCGTAGTAGCAGTGTATatgctgacagtgtgttcttctgtcCACAGTGGAAGTCCCTGTCAAAGGACCAACAGGACAAATACTATGAGCAGGCCAATGAGGAGAAAATGCTCCATAGCCAACAACATCCAGGCTGGTCTACTAAAGACAATTATGTAAGTCCAAAGTGAAAACATACATGCCCACATCACTGCACTTTCAGTTTGTGTAAGCTCAtctcatgtgtttgtttttagggcAAAAAGAGGATGAGAATTCGGGGCGCGCCCTGCAGCAGAGGTAagagaagattttttttcatatggaCTGAAATGAgaacaagacaaaaatgcagTCTTACCGGATCAGATCAAAGACTGTAAATTCTGTGCATTTCAACAGATGACAAATCTAtttgggaaatatttttacGCCTTACTGAGACTTATAACCCTGACCTTCACCTGAAGGTCTGAGTGAGCAggtttctcttgttttaatttgaatgttcaGTAGCACTCAAAACGCTAAACTAGTCTCAGTTTTGAGTGCTACTGAACATTCAAATTACAACAAGAGAAACCTGCTCACTCAGAACCTCAAGTGAAGGTCAGTGTTACTACAGATTTTCAAAACACTGGAAATGTTACAATGACAAAACAACTGTCCTCCAAAACAATACAACTGATGTACAGAACCTCCTCATTTCCTGAAAAACTGATCTTGCTGTGACTCATCTCAAATGCCAATTATTCAATATTTCTATTGTATGTTGCTTACTGCAAATTTAAGGATCAACAGCTTGTCTTGAAGGTATTTTTAAAAGTCTCTGAAGACTCATtgactttctgtttgtgttgcagcatcTGCACCTAAACCTGCGCAGGAACCTGAACAGGCCAAGTGGCCAAGTGTGAACATGCCTGCGTATGGCACGTTCCACTTGCCGCAAGTAAATCACGTCCTCCCTACAGCTCATACAAACCCCCCTGCATCTACATCATACTCTCCTTATGTTTACCCCTGCATTGGTCCTGCTACTCCTGTGGATTCCCCTCCATCCACAGTTGTACCAACTGAACCAATCGCCACCTTCACTGGCGACACTGCTGAAGACCTCTTATCAGCACTTGAACACCTCGATCCCCTTCTTCCTGCTCCACTGCCTCAGGAGCCTGTCTTCCTTCACTCAGACCCTGGCTCGGGTCCTGCTACTCCTGTGGATTCCCCTCCATCCACAGTTGCACCAACTGAACCCATGGCCACGTTTGTCGGCGACACTGCTGAAGACCTGTTATCAGCGTTTGACCACCTCGATGCCTTTCTTCTTGCTCCACTGCCTGAGGAGCCGGTCTTCCTTCACTCAGACCCCTGCTTGGGTCCTGCTCCTCCTGTGGATTCCCCTACATCCACCCTGCTGGCCTCACCAGTCTTAACAATCAAACCCATGTCTGCCTTCTTCTGCGACCCTGAAGAAGACCTCTTGGCACTGCTGAAATAGATCAGTCCCTGTGCTTTGCTACAGAGCCTCAGCAGTCCACTGTTCATGCTACTGGAGACTTTAATGAATTTATAATTTAGCgtaactgaactttttttttaatctttattcatttgttagcaCAATTAACTTCTTATCTTTATTAACTTCTTATCTTTATTCGttatctttattcatttgttagtattattaacttcttatctttattaatttgttaCCTTATTAActtctttctttattcattatctTATTAATTTGTTACCTTTATTAACTTCTTATCTTTATTCCTtatctttattaatttgttagcATTGTTAATTTGTTACCTTTATGAACTTGTtaactttattaaattgttacctttattaaattgttaatttatctttgtcctcctcatatccttaaataaatgaaaactaaacaaaagaggtttctgtcagtatgtacagcagcacagcaggtacAGGAAGAActaacttgtgtttttgtgtgtagccTCATTGCTTCGTGAATGTagtaataaacattttatttatagctgTTTATCACAGTATTTTAATGATCCCATTGAGTGCCCCCACAAAAATAGTTTTGAAATTGCAATTTTTAACACTCCAACCTTAGTtaattctttttccttttcaaacaTATTCATCATATAACACGTGTTCTCTCAGTCTCCACTAGGTGTCAGGGAAAAGCTAGATTAAAAACACTCGAGTCTGTGGGGAATAGTACATATACTGCCTGTGAAAGCACCGATCACTCTGCAGCTAAGCGTGCAGCTAGCTCAGCATGTCACAGTCTAAACTCAGAAAGGAGCGGGAATCAAACCCTGAATTCAAAAGCTGGTTGGAGCCGCTTATCGGTGACACACTGAAAGGCTGATGCCTATGTGAAACTTGGTCACATGACATCTCAAAAACATACTCAAAAGGCAAAGCCTCACAACAGCCCCACCCAAAGCAATCTGCCATCAATGAGTAAAGgttttgatgaatgaatcaattaCATGCGGCAGTTGTAGCAATATTTTTAATCAGCAGATCAGTCCATCTCTCTTCTGCGGCTCAACTGCATGTTCACTTGATATATTTACGGctccaaaaactaaaaatatgaagaagaaaaaaaagattgctCATCCTTTGTAGTTTGTACCTAATGGCGTGGTTTCACACTCTCCCTGtatgcacttttattttgagtttttctcttttgcagaGAGAATAAACAATGAACAACAAACAAGAATTTGACCAAAGCATTTTCTTACCTTGAAAGCCAACAGAATACTTCATAAGAGATATTGCTGGGTCCAATAACACTCATTATAATATATCCTTGTATTATAAGCATTTATGTTTAACTAGTAAATATAGTTGTGCAGTAAAATGTGCTTCCTTACACATCCGAGAGTTTGCACCTGACTGtagttttaaaaacactgtcactttctgtgattggcattattatggtaagaactgtAGTCGGACATTCCTGTATGACCATAGGGGTTTCTGGCTAATATTATACTTAACTCGATAACTTGTTAGCTTTATATGCCATGGAAATAACATGAAGCACACATCCGGCAAAATTCTTATTTTATCCGTCCCAAAAGGCCTggctgtttgtgagtgaaacacctttttgatgccatttttgctGGGTGGTCATAAAATAAAGAGCTTATTAGTATATCAGCTGTGTGATGTTTTACCTCAAACGTGCAGCACGGTCTTCATGACAAAAGAACACTGAAGAAATGTTTGAGGTGAGAAACGATGAAGGTTCTTATGGGAGGTGACGTATATGACCAGTCTGTGTGCAGTGACCGACACCATGctgctttgtggacttgaaaTGACCAAGCAGTTAAGTTTTTAGTGGCAAAACTAAGTAACCTTTACAATCACTTCAAAAGCCACATTTTTAGGTGTCACAGCCACAAATGCTCATCAGTGTTAAAAATCCCTGCCCTGAAACACCCGAATCACCAGAAGCAAACATCATGCATGAATGCTGAAGCACAATGTTGTATTACCTGCACTGGCATGAAGTACACATGACCAAACAGTGATTATACAGATCTTATATTACAAAGTGTCAGCGACTGTAGCTCTCAGTAAGAGCAGCCTGTATGGTCTCCTTCCTGATTTGCCtgcctgatgatgatgatgatgatgatgatgatgatacccCACCAGGCAAAAATGTGTAAATTCCTAAAATGCTGCTTTGTGCTGAAGTTGCAGCGTAATTGTGACTACACTGCAGATCCTCTCTGACTGAATAAGCTGTAAAACATCCAACGGGAATTCAATGAGgacaaaacaccaaaatggaTCTGATCAAGTTTTGGTTTTAATTCTGATGAAAAACTGACAGACCTCTGCCCCGACTCAGAGCCTGAAGAAACCCACATGCTGGCAGTCACAGGAACGTTTCCTGATCTTAGAGACATTGTTGCTGTAACCACAGCTCCCCCCAAAATACTAAAAACAGAAGTTTCTCTTCTCATCTCAGACTTCAGGTAAGTGCTTTTTAGAGTGAAGGCACAAAGGCTTCCAAGTGGGATGAAACGTCAGTGACCTGACATGCTTGGTTACAGAGTTGGGTTTCTGAGAAACGGGTACTGAACACGCTCAGTGCTGcaggaggtcagaagagaaaTGAGACAGAAGAGGTGAGTGatggcagcagagcagcagggtCAGAGTGGACCGGACTGACGGGTCAAACTGTGGTGGCAGTTGCGGCGTTCAGGTACTTGGCGTGGTGCTTGATGTGGGCGTTCATGAAGGAGTAGATGAAGAAGTAGCTGTGGTCATAGCCCTGCACGAGACAAACACCTCGTTTTAACTCAAGCTGTAGAAGTTTGATGTGCATTACTTCTTTTAAACTGTCTTTGAATAACACTAAATAGCTGCATAAATACAAGACGATCAGAAATGATAAACCAATCAAACTTCTCTCAAATAAAAAGGTTACAATGACAAGCTGCTGTATTAAGGAACGGACCGGCTGCAGCCTGAAGACGACGGGGATTTTCTTCTCGGAGCAGACGGCAATCAGGTTGTCGGGGAGAAGCTGGCTGGCTGACAGGAATTGGTCGTCTCGGCCTTGATCGATGAGGACGTCGAGCTGAGGGCCAGAATACGAAGCCGCCAACACAGTAGCATCGTACGCCTGAAAGAAAGAGTTGGAGAATTAGTGTGATGACCGTAACTGCCCTTTCCTTCTCCTCAGGTGGCTGAATTCTCATCCTCCGAGATTTTCATCCAGCAGTGTGGGGGTAATGTTTTCATAGGCCACAATCTGCAGTGTTCTTACCTCCCATGTGGACCTATCAGAGCCCAGATATCCCGAGAAAGCTTTCTGTCCCCAGGGACACTGCATCGGGTTACAGATGGGAGCGAATGCAGACACAGCCTGCAGGAGACACATCAGAATCCATCAGCACCGTTCAGTCATTCACAAATGTTTCTACCAATGGGAAGTGAAGAGAGAGGCGAGGCGAGCCTGCAGGTGATGATCTGTGGCATTAAAATGTTTACACAGAGGTTCCCGGAGACAAAGTGAaacaaatgtgatttaaaaaaaaaaatggagtttcATGATTGTCGGATTTTTAAAGAGGTTCTTGGAGAAGGCAGcccttcctgtttattgaccaatagtagaggagatggagcaagaaggcagccctcctcatttgcataatgaggcagaaatgcatacggtAGACCTTGACTGATCTTTGggaaaatgaaaactgatgtcTGTTACAGAATATATAGATTAACTAACTGTCCTCTTGTACAAGTGAAACACACAGTACCTTGTATTTCCCAGGGTTCTTCAGAGCACAGATGAGCGCCCCATGGCCGCCCATGGAGTGGCCGGAGATGGACATCCTCTCTGGGTCGGTGGGGAAGTTAGCGTTGATCAGTTTAGGGAGCTGACAGAGGCAAGAAGATCATTTAAAACACTGAGTGGCTTTAAGTAATTTTGCAGGCTTTTGCAGTGAAGACTTAAATCCATCACACCTCCTCTGTGACATAGGCGTACATGCGGTAGTTGGTCTTCCACGGGTCCTGGGTGGCGTTGACATAGAAACCAGCACCAGTCCCGAAATCCCAGCTCTCATCCTCCCCTTCAATGTTGCATCCACCTAAGGAAGGACGAGAGATGGCCGATGCACATCTCAGAAAAAAGATCAACACAAATGCTCGAAGAACGCTGAAGAGACCCCACTGAACAAACTGTAGCCTTTATACTCCGCAAAAATTTCATTGAGCAGAACCAAGGCTACAAAACAAAGCGTGGGAATCAACATCAGCACAAAGAGAAAGTGCACTCATGTTAAGGTGCTTTGGGTCAGAGGGGGTTCGTACGTGGGCTGGTGTCCGGAGCTACGATGATGATGCCGTGCTCCGCGGCGACGAGCTGACTGCCGGCTTTGGTGATGAAGTTCTGCTCCGTGCACGTCAGGCCTGCGGAGAGACCATGAAAGCTGATCACAACATCACCGCTCCTCTGCACAGGCATTATATCGTACTGTAAGATGATGACATCATCCTCTGGATCGAGCGATGTGCCAATGTGTCCGTTTGACTTAACACTTAATGGTGACAACCGTGGTTTAAGAAAGTCaatattgttatatttttcaCACAATTCAACATTTAAGGTTTGTATAAGTTAATATTCATATTAGTGTCATTTAGAGGGCGAGCCTGGATGTTTGAGCCATGGGATTAAAATAAGTTGAAATATCTATGTAAATTGTGaaaataagtaaagaaaaagtttGCCAGGAACATACTAATGAAGCGTCAGTCGCaccagagtaaaaataggaggGAAAATCAGTAACTTCCAGGTAAATGCACTGGATCCGTGTGCTCttgctgcctttgaaatggttgcaaGTGCTGCACATTCGATCTCTGAGCAACCAATCGGCCAACAACAGCAGAAGGATTCAGTGCGTTTACCTGGAAGTTACTGATTTTCcctcctatttttactctggtGTGACTGACGCTTCATTGGTATGTTCCTGGCaaactttttctttacttattcagggtttatacaggaatcctagagttaaatttactaccttttactacctttttttactacctctaaaatatttttactaccaggacgaaatcgagcagcagccttttttggggcagcggtggattcacagcactaagccatgtaagatgatcgcccatctctcaccaaagacaaaactttattcCACTTACTcgaaggtgtaactgtgactttgtcttgactaagacctcatacacattaatattccaaacacatttcaaaaagtggcacagtgggtaggcgccCGTCTTGCAGCCGCTGGGTTgccggtttgagtccctgtccctGTGTTGCgatgtgtccttgggcaagacacttactGTAAACCACAATGCCTAATGGTagtgctggtctctggctgcatgaccacagatgcgTTGTgagccttgtgcgcacaatgacaatgagttgaatctatcaatctaaatttgtttttttaagaatataaacaaaatgcaatgaaattcaagtttcacaagccgattaTTTATTTCCCAATAAAATCTTgaaatactggtttgctgctgaggtgtgacggcaatacttgtgctcatcgctgaccttgaggttgcagttgcggcgctttgtgtagcaccaaaaaacaaaatagggatgTGCTCCCCACGCGCAAATCCGCTGCTggtgaatggtggatgctcggtgtgatttgacacaccgtttcaggtcaaatttatttttttctgcacactttacaaaacgcctctcgatcattccccatgatcggcttaaccctctggggtccggggtatatttggccatttttgactatttttggtttagcttcatagttgaccttagaatctgtttaccttgccttgtttggtataatttttttttcagcacgacctcatgtgtgtgactgtatagttattctttcattttgacatactgtattaagacattggacttacaatcacataaaaacataaaatcagagtagaaaaaaggttctttttttttttactgtaaaaatcagaaacatgattaatgaattatttttacaattacaatgcaaatataagttgtaaattgcaaaacttgtgtaaaaatatagtaaataataaagttaaatacaactattcacattaaaatgcaggaaaggcctcaggtgtttttgtgtacaactatttgaagagcaatcaggactcacattaagatgctacacaaattatttatgccgcctcaaaaaacagtttctgtcctccacaagactgagaggcccatcacaggcaaaacttgccaggaatgtctcttttaccactttttcatcTGCTCCTCAGCagtcaaatgcacccaaatgcatcgtgttaccgcataattttctgattggttgatttttccaccaataggaaaggggttgtaggggaattttttttttttttttttagcgagcacttcctgttagcgaaactcacattttcgccgtttatttctgcacaaaacgcgcatcgaaggtgaggacaatatacaggaaaaagcatgacGTAAATTActgggcataactctggttctACTTGGTCTATCAACGTAATTTAAAAAGTGGCACATAGTTTGAAGTCTACACTTTCGATTCATGGCAGCAGCATCCCGATGCTACGTCATCTAAAATCGGCGATGTCATTTTTACGCGCCAGCGCGTCCGTGCACTCCAGAGGGTTCGAATGCCCATGACGAggcgcaaaatgactccgcgcatgcgcacagcagatcggacagtggaaccgctcgtcaacaacgtcagctcaggtcctgctgagtagttatatttctatacagatcttatagttaaacgaacttaaaacaaaagtttgcatcaatggaaaagtcaaaatatattgaaggggtgatgaaaaatttactaccaagtcaaattctctttactaccttttactagccttaatttgacctcatttcatttactaccttttactaccccgtGGAAACCCTGTTATTTTCACAATTTACAAAGATATTTCAACTTATTTTAATCCCTAAAGCTACTATGATAATGTATTCATTACTCTGATTTGCCATTAACCTACAGTGAGCATCTATTCTGACCATGTAGTTGTTTAAACAAAAcgttaaagacagaaaacactccaAACTAACCTTAATCTAACGGGTCGAGTTAAACAGAGACTCACCAGAGAGCCAGTACATGACGGGACACTTGTCGGTCTCAGCCTTTGGAGGCAGATAGATCGCAAACTTCATCTTGCACTGCAGCTCGGTGCTGCacagaggaaacacaaacacatcagtgtACTTGTCCATCACATTTATACACATTCACATGTGAGAAAGTCACTGCCTGCACAGAAGGTGAGGCCAAAGCAGCGATGAAGATGCGTCGCACCTTTCATGTTCAAAAACCTTCTGGAAGCCGCCGGCGCACTTGTTGGAGGACACTGGTGTGAGGGACATCTTTGACCTGCATACACACAACAGCAGAGTGAACCCAAACGCCGCCTGTTCCTACTCCAACTACGAGTACATGAGTACATCTGTGAGACGGTGTTACATAACAGCGATGTACACATCTGTTACATCAAGGGTGAAGGTGAAGCACTGCATTATGAAAGGCACATATGGATGTTTCTGGCACTAAGCACACTTTTAAAGAGCAACAACTGCAAAATGCTATCATATGAATAAGAAATCAACAGTACACTGTGTGCAAAACGGATACACACAGGAAATATCACTATCTCATAAAAGGTGATGATGGTAAAGCTGAAGCACGAACTGAACTTCGTGCACACGTGTCATAATGTGACAATATGACTAAATAACATGGCCCGTCTTGATTTTACTAAACACTCCGCAGCTGTTTTTAGCTGGTGGTCAAACAGCACAGTAACCATCATTAACCTCATCTGTTTCATTAGCTCAAAGTCAAGCAGACTTAAATGCTGCAGTTCAGAATTTTGTCTGGCTGTTGGATGCAAAATA from Archocentrus centrarchus isolate MPI-CPG fArcCen1 chromosome 21, fArcCen1, whole genome shotgun sequence carries:
- the LOC115800775 gene encoding S-formylglutathione hydrolase-like, which translates into the protein MSLTPVSSNKCAGGFQKVFEHESTELQCKMKFAIYLPPKAETDKCPVMYWLSGLTCTEQNFITKAGSQLVAAEHGIIIVAPDTSPRGCNIEGEDESWDFGTGAGFYVNATQDPWKTNYRMYAYVTEELPKLINANFPTDPERMSISGHSMGGHGALICALKNPGKYKAVSAFAPICNPMQCPWGQKAFSGYLGSDRSTWEAYDATVLAASYSGPQLDVLIDQGRDDQFLSASQLLPDNLIAVCSEKKIPVVFRLQPGYDHSYFFIYSFMNAHIKHHAKYLNAATATTV
- the LOC115800227 gene encoding transcription factor 7-like 1-B, with amino-acid sequence MDRAMVNCTAEDATFNLLGQTPTLFQWPVNCVPTVAAAAPIIHPAAPSNLYNNVLNLPNYVVEYLRPMGELNGVLVSDFASFAPPLRTPAPKKRKRDGHQDEDRPYVKKPPNAFMLFLREQRENVKAELKINGSAAVNAAVAERWKSLSKDQQDKYYEQANEEKMLHSQQHPGWSTKDNYGKKRMRIRGAPCSRASAPKPAQEPEQAKWPSVNMPAYGTFHLPQVNHVLPTAHTNPPASTSYSPYVYPCIGPATPVDSPPSTVVPTEPIATFTGDTAEDLLSALEHLDPLLPAPLPQEPVFLHSDPGSGPATPVDSPPSTVAPTEPMATFVGDTAEDLLSAFDHLDAFLLAPLPEEPVFLHSDPCLGPAPPVDSPTSTLLASPVLTIKPMSAFFCDPEEDLLALLK